In the genome of Gloeotrichia echinulata CP02, one region contains:
- a CDS encoding ATP-binding protein, with product MTNLILVVDDDYMTRIQLCDLLEQAGYQVAEASNGSEALDIYSEIKPNLVLLDAMMPIMDGFTCCVQLQTVSGSENTPVLMITGLYDQASVERAFAVGATDLITKPIYWPLLRERVSRMLQASRAVKELRQQTQQAQMQETQLRLALEASQMGVWNWDITNNKVTWSDEKEVLFGLKKGSFDGSYQAFIKYVHPQDRDFVNRSINNAVEEGAEYDIEFRVLLANNSIRWLLSKGVVFRDASGVAVGMCGVDMDITKRKQAQEKLTWENRRSQLFADITLKIRQSLQLDEILHTTVTEVQKLLYADRVLILQLQSNGCFSTVKEAVVPGLPVVEGTQILDPCFLERYIEKYSQGHISAITDIAQANIEQCYLEILQKFGVKANLVVPIICKHELWGLLIAHHCQQPRRWTDWEIGLLRELADQIGIAVVHSLILAQETRQREELSRSNEELQQFAFIASHDLQEPLRKILSFGERLQATCEGGLTAQGLDYLERMQNAAIRMQTLIEDLLTLSRVTTRAQPFISVNLTQIIQGVLSDLEVRIQQTGGRVEVEKLPIIQADPVQMRQLFQNLIGNALKFHRPNIRPIVKIYSQHSYNQSNKFSINSEFCEIIVEDNGIGIEEKYLDRIFNVFQRLHGRREYEGTGIGLAICKKIAERHHGSIIVQSKPGVGAKFIVKLPINTHL from the coding sequence ATGACTAATTTAATTTTGGTTGTAGACGACGACTATATGACGCGAATACAACTGTGTGATCTCCTAGAACAAGCAGGGTATCAGGTAGCTGAGGCGAGTAACGGTTCAGAGGCGTTAGATATTTATTCTGAAATCAAGCCTAATTTAGTGCTGTTGGATGCTATGATGCCAATTATGGATGGGTTTACTTGCTGCGTACAACTGCAAACAGTTTCTGGTTCTGAAAATACGCCTGTGTTAATGATTACTGGTCTTTATGATCAAGCATCAGTCGAGCGTGCTTTTGCTGTCGGTGCAACTGATTTGATTACCAAGCCGATTTATTGGCCCCTATTACGTGAAAGAGTGAGCCGTATGCTACAAGCTAGTCGTGCTGTAAAAGAATTACGACAGCAGACTCAGCAAGCTCAAATGCAGGAAACGCAATTGCGGTTAGCATTAGAAGCATCCCAAATGGGGGTTTGGAATTGGGATATCACCAACAATAAAGTTACTTGGTCTGATGAGAAGGAAGTGCTTTTTGGATTGAAAAAAGGCTCGTTTGATGGCTCTTATCAAGCATTCATTAAGTACGTTCATCCCCAAGACCGCGATTTTGTTAATCGCTCGATCAACAATGCTGTGGAAGAAGGGGCAGAATATGATATTGAATTTCGAGTCTTATTAGCTAATAATAGCATTCGTTGGTTACTTAGTAAAGGTGTCGTCTTTCGCGACGCCTCTGGAGTAGCTGTAGGGATGTGTGGGGTAGATATGGATATCACCAAGCGCAAGCAAGCACAAGAAAAATTAACATGGGAAAACAGGCGATCGCAATTATTCGCGGATATTACCCTCAAAATTCGGCAATCTTTACAACTGGATGAAATTCTCCACACTACTGTGACAGAGGTGCAAAAGCTGCTGTACGCAGACCGTGTATTAATCCTACAGCTACAGTCAAATGGTTGTTTTTCAACTGTGAAAGAAGCCGTGGTTCCCGGTTTACCTGTTGTTGAGGGGACACAGATTCTTGACCCTTGCTTTCTTGAACGTTACATTGAGAAATATTCCCAGGGTCATATTAGCGCCATTACTGACATCGCTCAGGCTAATATTGAGCAATGCTATCTCGAAATTCTGCAAAAATTTGGTGTCAAAGCCAACCTCGTTGTCCCAATTATCTGCAAACACGAACTTTGGGGGTTGCTGATCGCTCATCATTGCCAACAGCCTCGCCGGTGGACTGACTGGGAAATTGGACTTTTGAGAGAACTGGCAGATCAAATAGGTATTGCCGTAGTTCACAGCCTAATTCTAGCACAAGAAACTCGACAAAGGGAAGAACTCAGCCGTTCTAATGAAGAATTGCAACAATTTGCCTTTATCGCCTCCCATGATTTACAAGAGCCATTGCGGAAAATTCTCAGCTTTGGTGAACGACTCCAAGCTACTTGTGAGGGGGGATTAACTGCACAAGGGCTTGACTATCTCGAACGGATGCAGAATGCTGCGATCAGGATGCAGACATTGATTGAAGACTTGTTGACGCTTTCGCGAGTGACTACTAGGGCACAGCCTTTTATATCGGTAAATTTAACCCAAATCATACAAGGAGTATTATCCGATTTAGAAGTGCGTATCCAGCAAACTGGGGGACGTGTAGAGGTGGAGAAATTGCCGATAATTCAGGCTGATCCAGTACAGATGCGCCAATTATTCCAAAATCTCATCGGTAATGCTCTCAAATTCCATCGCCCAAACATACGACCCATAGTCAAAATCTATAGTCAACATTCCTACAATCAATCAAATAAATTTAGCATCAATTCTGAATTTTGTGAAATCATTGTAGAGGATAATGGTATTGGTATTGAGGAAAAGTATCTTGATCGCATTTTCAATGTATTTCAGCGTCTGCATGGTCGAAGAGAGTACGA